One genomic segment of Arachis duranensis cultivar V14167 chromosome 4, aradu.V14167.gnm2.J7QH, whole genome shotgun sequence includes these proteins:
- the LOC107483950 gene encoding L-ascorbate oxidase homolog translates to MARAAISVVMLCLFAATVIAEDPYVYYTWNVSYGTISPFGAPKQAILINDQFPGPEINCSSNNNIVVNVFNNLDEPLLFTWHGIQHRKNSWQEGTPGTMCPILPGTNFTYKFQVKDQIGTYFYYPSLGLHRTAGGIGGLRIFSRLLIPVPYPDPEAEHWFLIGDYYAKSHTALKQILDNGGSLGMPNGVLINGENVKHLHGDNKPQFTMKPGKTYKLRICNVGSKDSLNFRIQGHPMTLVETEGSHTVQNAYESLDVHVGQCFTVLITANQEPREYAVIASTRFTPYILEGKAIISYEGAKKHASLFLPLAPITWFWSLNQFRTFRWNLTASAARPNPQGSYHYGQINITRTIKIVNSVARDDSGKLRYAINGVSHVDPETPLKLAQYYGVADKVFQYNLISDSPDEYINKITVAPNVLNATFRDFVEIVFENPTVSVQSYNLDGYSFFLVGMEEGRWSPDKRESYNLLDAVSRHTVQVFPNSWSAILLTFDNAGMWNLRSENAENRYLGQQMYVSVLSPEKSLRDEYNLPLTQQVCGIVKDMPVPAPVYH, encoded by the exons ATGGCTCGTGCGGCTATTTCAGTGGTGATGCTTTGCCTCTTTGCAGCAACTGTGATTGCTGAAGATCCATATGTCTACTACACATGGAATGTCTCTTATGGCACCATTTCTCCATTCGGTGCTCCAAAACAAGCTATCCTCATCAACGACCAATTCCCTGGCCCTGAAATCAACTGctccagcaacaacaacatcGTTGTCAATGTCTTCAACAACCTCGACGAGCCACTCCTCTTCACCTGGCACGGAATCCAACACAGGAAGAACTCATGGCAAGAAGGTACCCCAGGTACCATGTGCCCCATCCTTCCTGGCACCAACTTCACCTACAAGTTCCAGGTCAAGGACCAAATTGGTACCTACTTCTACTACCCAAGCCTTGGCCTCCACAGAACCGCTGGTGGTATTGGTGGTCTCAGAATCTTCAGCAGGTTGTTGATCCCAGTTCCGTACCCAGATCCCGAGGCTGAGCACTGGTTCCTCATTGGTGACTACTACGCCAAGAGCCACACGGCCTTGAAGCAGATCCTTGACAATGGCGGCTCCCTCGGAATGCCTAATGGTGTCCTTATCAACGGTGAAAATGTCAAACATTTGCATGGAGACAACAAACCACAATTCACAATGAAGCCTGGAAAGACCTACAAATTGAGAATCTGCAACGTTGGTAGCAAAGACTCATTGAACTTCAGAATCCAAGGTCATCCCATGACACTTGTTGAGACTGAAGGCTCACACACCGTCCAGAACGCCTACGAGTCTCTCGACGTCCACGTCGGACAGTGCTTCACCGTTCTCATCACCGCCAACCAGGAGCCAAGGGAATACGCCGTTATTGCCTCAACTCGCTTCACTCCTTACATCCTTGAGGGAAAAGCCATCATTAGCTACGAAGGAGCCAAGAAACACGCTTCATTGTTCCTTCCACTTGCTCCCATCACCTGGTTCTGGTCTCTCAACCAGTTCAGGACATTCAGGTGGAACCTTACCGCTAGCGCTGCCAGGCCTAACCCTCAGGGATCTTACCACTACGGTCAGATCAACATCACTCGCACTATCAAGATCGTTAACTCTGTTGCCAGGGATGATAGTGGCAAGCTCAGGTATGCCATCAATGGCGTTTCCCATGTTGATCCCGAGACTCCACTCAAGCTCGCTCAGTACTACGGTGTTGCTGACAAGGTCTTCCAGTACAACCTCATCAGCGACAGCCCCGATGAATACATCAACAAGATCACCGTCGCCCCTAATGTCCTCAACGCCACCTTCAGGGATTTCGTTGAGATCGTCTTTGAGAACCCCACCGTGTCCGTCCAGTCCTACAACCTTGACGGTTACTCATTCTTCCTTGTCGG CATGGAGGAAGGAAGGTGGAGCCCAGACAAGAGGGAGAGCTACAATCTTCTTGATGCTGTGAGCAGGCACACCGTGCAAGTGTTCCCTAACTCATGGTCCGCCATTTTGTTGACATTCGACAACGCCGGAATGTGGAACTTGAGGTCTGAGAATGCCGAAAACCGCTACTTGGGACAACAGATGTACGTTAGCGTTTTGTCACCAGAAAAGTCCTTGAGGGATGAGTACAACCTTCCCCTCACCCAGCAAGTCTGCGGTATCGTAAAGGATATGCCAGTTCCAGCTCCAGTTTATCACTAA